From the genome of Candidatus Hydrogenedentota bacterium:
GGGCAAATATAAAGATGCACGGGCGCCCGAATCGAGCCGCATCAATGAGTCCCATGCCTTGTGGCTGGACACCGATCACGGATTACTCACGATCCGCCAAATTTCAGGGGCAGTGGCAAGGCGTATTGTCTGCCGGGCGCAGCCGGGTAAGTCACTGAAACGGGGCGAAAGATTTGGTATGATAAAGTTCGGTTCTCGAGTTGAATTGTATATGCCCCCCGACACAGAAATTACTGTGGCGCTCGGCACCAAAACAAAAGCGGGCATCACCGCACTGGCAAAATTCCCATGCAACTAATTCCAAAAAAACACGACCGGCCGGCGAAGCTTCGGCGGTCCCGTATCAATGTCCTCGCAAGTGTCATGACCACCATGAATTTGTACATGGGCATTACAAGCATCCTCGCTTCCATTGGGCTCGAATTTCATTGGGCAGCCTCCTGCATTCTCATTGCCATTGTATTCGATATGCTCGATGGTTTCGTGGCGCGCATCACCCACAGTGAATCGGATTTCGGCAAAGAGTTGGACAGCCTTTGTGATGCCGTGTCTTTTGGCGTGGCGCCGGCCATTCTCGTATTCATGGCCTATATGCCCGCAGATACGCACCTGCCGCTCTCGCCGAGAACAGAATCCATCATCGGTATGACCGGATCCTATATGGCAATCCTCTACGTTATTTGCGCGATCTTGCGCCTGGCGCGATTCAACGTTTATCATGCGCGCCGACGCGATTACTTTGTCGGATTGCCTACACCCGCCGCCGCTGCCGTGTTGGCGACCTTTGTGCTCTTCCTCATCTACTTCGAACAGCCCCTGGGCAGACACGTCTTAGGCAGCCTCGCCTATGTGGGGCTCGGACCCACTGCCGTGCTCCTCGCCTTGCTCATGATTAGTCCCATCCTTTTCCCGAAAGACCGGTTCAAGGTTTTTTTGTTTCGACCGCAAAATGCTTTTCTAACCCTCGCCATATGCGCCGTGGGTCTGATCATTCTGCATTACGCTTTTGTAAAAAGTGTATCCCTCGTACTTTTTCCGCTGGCACTCTTCTATGTATTCTTTGGGATCGGCGATACCCTCTATGGCAGGCTCGCAGGCAGGGAAGACGCCTACGAACCCATGATGCCTGATCTGCCCCAAGACGATACATTGCATGAAGGGGTCATTACCGACTGCAGCTATTCACACGACGAGCACGAGGATAAAGAATCGTGTGCAGAATAAAAGACAGACAAAACCTTCTATGGCAGACCTGTAATGGGGCAGGCGCCGCGGCCTATCAAAGAGAGGGCAACACAGCGTAGCGATGGGCTTTACACAAGTGGGTGTGGGTAAAACAATACAGAGAAGGTTCCTTGAAAACAAGGCAATGGGCAGGACAGAAACGCGGCATAGGTATCGGAATGGACGTGCATTTTCCCGTGTCAGCCCTTGCCCAAACAGGGGGATCGGAAGTGGGTTAACCCATGGCGGCGAGGCCCGTTTAATCGAAGAACATAACAAAAAGAAAAAGTGAAAAAAAAAGCTTGACATTCAAGTCTTTTTAGTGTATCATTAAGCATAGATGCAGTGTCTGGAAAGTTGAAAGGAGTGTTTGTGTGGCTAAATCCCGCCATTGATTCTCTGGTGAATTCATGGCAGGGGTAAAGCCCGGAGATTTTGTTTTTGTAGCGTTTTACAACAGGTATTCTTAAAAGACAACAGGAGGATTTAGAAACCATGAAGAAAAAACATTTGCTGATTGCTGTGTTGCTGCTCGCCATGTCGACAATGGTGTATGCGCAAGACGACCCGCTGCCCTTCCCTCACGAGCCCCTTCTTGATGGCGACAGTGACTCGTGCCCGCCCGCACAAGACTACTATGGAAACCCCTTACCAACTGCACTTTCCGCCATGCCGAAGTTTAATCAATCCGAGGTAGGTAAGCCCATAAACTGGGCTCCGGTTGCGGGCGTCTTGGATTTTTGCGGCTTTGCCGACATGATCTTCTGCTCCTTAGGTGCACTTGAAGACCTCTTGGGCGACTTGGCCTATCTCGGTCCCATGCTCCAATGCATTAACCTGGATATCAATGGACCTTTAGATCTGGATGCAGATATTCCCGTAACGCCTAACGGCATCCCCGATGCCCTTTACGAACTGGGACTGCTGCAGGCGCTCTATAACCAAGGCGCCCCAGAGGTAATGGCTGCTTTCCAAGGCAATTTCACGGTACTTAAAGATCTCATTATTGATGCCCTTGTCGAGGGTGGATTTATTGCTGCGGCCGGTGGCCTTCCCAATCTTATTCCCAGCTTGGCCGGTATCCTTGGCGGTTTCGCCACT
Proteins encoded in this window:
- the pssA gene encoding CDP-diacylglycerol--serine O-phosphatidyltransferase, encoding MQLIPKKHDRPAKLRRSRINVLASVMTTMNLYMGITSILASIGLEFHWAASCILIAIVFDMLDGFVARITHSESDFGKELDSLCDAVSFGVAPAILVFMAYMPADTHLPLSPRTESIIGMTGSYMAILYVICAILRLARFNVYHARRRDYFVGLPTPAAAAVLATFVLFLIYFEQPLGRHVLGSLAYVGLGPTAVLLALLMISPILFPKDRFKVFLFRPQNAFLTLAICAVGLIILHYAFVKSVSLVLFPLALFYVFFGIGDTLYGRLAGREDAYEPMMPDLPQDDTLHEGVITDCSYSHDEHEDKESCAE
- a CDS encoding immunoglobulin domain-containing protein, translating into MKKKHLLIAVLLLAMSTMVYAQDDPLPFPHEPLLDGDSDSCPPAQDYYGNPLPTALSAMPKFNQSEVGKPINWAPVAGVLDFCGFADMIFCSLGALEDLLGDLAYLGPMLQCINLDINGPLDLDADIPVTPNGIPDALYELGLLQALYNQGAPEVMAAFQGNFTVLKDLIIDALVEGGFIAAAGGLPNLIPSLAGILGGFATLGDADTNAALDTLLLLLSDIGLEPPEGGIQAITEAIPALGPNGDYDGDGATNAQEYGYFVNFLEYSADEYIAAIMDPDQVPPNPLELNVSPAGKRVPLGAEVVFSVSVKPGQGSAVGYQWFKDGGILDDETGSQLVIPNAQVSDSGVYRVDVDIEAKDVAQYSITYTLIVVDMAVPVGSALGLVALAGACAMAGVAGLRRRK